One genomic region from Kamptonema formosum PCC 6407 encodes:
- the dacB gene encoding D-alanyl-D-alanine carboxypeptidase/D-alanyl-D-alanine endopeptidase, whose protein sequence is MKGIGISLLLVIIGWPLTAVAQRQAAENICPAQLGVAVDAIANRAQFRRSRWGMVIQTLSTATTLYSRDAQQYFIPASNVKLLTTAAALQKLGPQFRIRTSVYGDQNRRLYIVGRGDPSITETQLKDLAKQLKQRGVNQVSELIADDSYFPGDSVNRNWEWEDVQAGYGAPINSLIFNENAIKLVLSPQSIGQPLRVTFADVTQANQWRIENNSVTVGKDESEFVEVGRDFWQPIIRVRGNLRFGSESEFAYVSVVNPANNFLQRFRQVLNAEGITVKQALVASNFSPQTQELAAVESPLLADLVRETNQESVNIYAEVLVRLLGKIAPLPRKDRVGFGLPELAAALTQLGVNPDGYVLADGSGLSRQNLVSPEALVQTLRLMANSPVKSIYRDSLPVAGTSGTLKNRFNNTSAQGIVRAKTGTLTGVSALSGYVEVANFEPLAFSIIVNQSDLSAGDLREAIDEIVLVLTRLKRC, encoded by the coding sequence GAATATTTGTCCTGCTCAGTTAGGTGTAGCGGTGGATGCGATCGCCAATCGCGCTCAATTTCGTCGCTCTCGCTGGGGGATGGTGATTCAAACTTTATCTACGGCGACAACTCTCTACAGTCGAGATGCTCAGCAATATTTCATACCTGCTTCCAATGTAAAATTGTTGACAACGGCGGCGGCTTTGCAAAAACTCGGCCCTCAATTTCGGATAAGAACTTCTGTTTATGGCGATCAAAATCGACGTTTATACATTGTAGGAAGAGGCGATCCGAGCATTACGGAAACTCAATTAAAAGATTTAGCGAAACAGTTAAAACAGCGGGGAGTTAATCAAGTTAGCGAGTTGATCGCTGATGATAGTTATTTTCCCGGAGATTCAGTAAATCGGAATTGGGAATGGGAAGACGTGCAAGCCGGCTACGGAGCACCAATTAATAGTTTAATTTTCAATGAAAATGCGATAAAATTAGTGTTATCACCACAATCTATCGGTCAACCGCTGCGAGTTACCTTTGCCGATGTAACACAGGCAAATCAGTGGCGAATTGAGAATAATTCTGTGACTGTGGGAAAGGATGAATCGGAGTTTGTGGAAGTTGGGAGAGATTTCTGGCAACCGATAATTCGAGTTAGGGGAAATTTGAGATTCGGTTCTGAGTCTGAATTTGCTTATGTGTCGGTTGTCAATCCCGCTAATAATTTTCTTCAACGCTTTCGCCAGGTACTTAATGCTGAGGGAATTACTGTTAAGCAGGCGTTAGTTGCATCTAATTTTTCGCCACAAACTCAAGAATTAGCAGCAGTTGAATCTCCACTATTGGCGGATTTAGTGAGGGAGACTAATCAGGAAAGCGTTAATATTTATGCTGAGGTGTTAGTAAGATTACTGGGTAAAATTGCACCTTTACCCCGAAAAGATCGAGTTGGATTTGGTTTGCCAGAGCTAGCAGCAGCATTAACTCAATTAGGTGTTAATCCTGATGGTTATGTATTAGCTGATGGTTCTGGTTTATCTCGTCAGAATTTAGTTAGTCCAGAGGCTTTGGTGCAAACTTTGAGATTGATGGCTAATTCGCCAGTAAAATCTATTTATCGTGATTCTTTGCCAGTTGCAGGTACAAGCGGTACATTAAAGAATCGTTTTAATAATACATCAGCGCAAGGAATTGTCCGCGCCAAAACAGGAACTTTAACTGGTGTTTCTGCCTTGTCTGGATATGTAGAAGTTGCGAATTTTGAGCCGTTGGCTTTTAGTATTATTGTCAACCAATCTGATTTGTCTGCGGGAGATTTACGGGAAGCAATAGATGAGATTGTGTTGGTATTAACTAGGTTAAAGAGATGTTGA